Proteins found in one Erythrobacter sp. KY5 genomic segment:
- a CDS encoding STAS domain-containing protein — translation MTGAQLDWKTEERGGASIIAASGRIDESTADDFRTNLIEHVKAAPANAVIDLAGIEYMSSRGLRALTLAQRAGQETGTTIVLARPNETMREILAISRYDMVFRVADTIEDAIGH, via the coding sequence ATGACAGGCGCACAACTCGACTGGAAAACCGAAGAACGTGGCGGCGCTAGTATCATCGCGGCTTCGGGACGGATCGACGAATCGACCGCAGACGACTTTCGGACCAATCTGATCGAACATGTGAAAGCGGCACCTGCGAATGCCGTCATCGACCTTGCAGGTATCGAGTACATGTCATCGCGCGGCCTTCGCGCCCTGACCCTTGCTCAGCGTGCGGGCCAGGAAACAGGCACCACAATCGTGCTTGCCAGACCGAATGAAACCATGCGAGAAATCTTGGCGATAAGTCGCTACGACATGGTTTTCCGAGTTGCTGATACGATTGAGGACGCAATCGGACACTAA
- a CDS encoding MBL fold metallo-hydrolase translates to MHIRFWGTRGSLPVAPHASTITDKVADALLKADGKSFADKEAAVEFARNELEFAVGQGYGGATSCVEIDAGIGAFVVCDMGSGLREFGLDTLRRLSDGNRPKEWHFFLSHLHWDHIMGFPFFVPAFVDGAKVIIHAGHTDAEEALRRQQEEISFPVPFEWLKADIEFRTLETGRDYQIGELTVAMIRQEHSHASYGYRFKSADGRVAIYSTDAEYKIDKMEDESAMADFMADADLVIADTMYSLADSVSMKEDWGHSSNIVAVDLCHEAGAKRLALFHHEPTYSDADIQRMHSETIRYEELTRNDTELEVLCSYDGLCVEL, encoded by the coding sequence ATGCATATCCGGTTTTGGGGAACGCGCGGGTCGCTGCCGGTTGCACCTCACGCCTCCACGATAACTGACAAGGTCGCTGACGCACTCCTCAAAGCAGATGGAAAAAGCTTCGCTGACAAGGAAGCCGCGGTTGAGTTCGCTCGCAACGAACTCGAATTCGCGGTTGGTCAGGGGTATGGCGGCGCGACGAGCTGCGTAGAAATTGACGCAGGAATTGGCGCATTCGTCGTTTGCGACATGGGCTCAGGGCTGCGAGAATTCGGGCTCGACACCTTGCGGCGTTTGTCAGATGGAAACCGTCCGAAAGAATGGCATTTCTTCCTGTCGCACCTCCACTGGGATCACATCATGGGGTTCCCTTTCTTCGTGCCTGCTTTTGTCGATGGGGCGAAAGTCATCATCCACGCAGGTCATACCGATGCAGAGGAAGCTTTGCGTCGTCAGCAGGAAGAAATCTCGTTCCCCGTCCCCTTCGAGTGGCTGAAAGCGGACATCGAGTTCCGCACGCTCGAAACGGGGCGCGATTACCAGATTGGTGAACTCACCGTGGCGATGATCCGGCAGGAACATTCACATGCAAGCTACGGATACCGGTTCAAGAGCGCTGATGGACGCGTTGCGATCTATTCGACCGATGCCGAATACAAGATCGATAAGATGGAAGACGAATCCGCAATGGCCGACTTCATGGCCGATGCCGATCTCGTTATCGCCGATACAATGTATTCGCTCGCAGACAGTGTTTCGATGAAGGAAGACTGGGGGCATTCCTCCAACATTGTGGCGGTCGACCTTTGTCATGAAGCGGGCGCCAAGAGGCTGGCCCTCTTCCATCACGAGCCGACATACAGCGACGCCGATATCCAGCGAATGCATTCTGAAACAATCCGCTACGAAGAACTGACCCGCAACGACACCGAGCTTGAGGTTCTGTGTTCTTACGACGGGCTCTGTGTCGAACTCTAA
- a CDS encoding CHASE2 domain-containing protein yields the protein MSNSNPGQPENSARRLAVAAVLVGALIGSLITWIGQDFEQRLVFDTWQRADAREVMDDEVVVVMIDDNSVDKVGQWPWVRLNVAVLLDRIATAEPAAIGIDIYFTEEDAIRPEAFADIYEGRELDEETAARIRELPSMDLALAGIIARPSSPTVMARAASREKGTDAGSLTYDFIEGEPPSQTERYDRVIASIPALEDEAYSHAFVNGSPDSDGVVRRVPLSIWSGDSLESGFAVELARIKKGAEFLAWDGDRLNLADLTIPSDSRADLLFKMGPAQPYYSAVDLLSDEFPLEKLSGKVVILGVGATGTGDIVATPHGNEVLGALVQAQAVDAILKRDWLSYPDWSKALEIVFTLALFALILACAVSAWNWLLLPAGAIAIALPIGSYLAYAQANLLFDPARPLIIALFAALGLLLARYATALQELVAQRIREAEQKKENENARDLQLRMVPSPERLAELGRRTEIGAKLRPAKSVGGDFYDAFELEDDRLLFLVGDVSGKGLGAALFMAFSKTAAKSKFLSHGTRLDDAVIALNDELSREEDDAMDLTLLAGLIDCTSGKVELVNAGHENPLRVYRNGKVEMVDLRGGPRLRSFDGFPYQIEEVLLDEGDTLVLISDGATDAENIQRVQFGFEGVIRALEEQSDVTANARVEFLADRIAEFEGDADPADDLTIFALRYVGEGYAPSPE from the coding sequence GTGTCGAACTCTAATCCCGGTCAGCCCGAAAACAGCGCCCGCCGCCTGGCGGTCGCTGCGGTTCTGGTCGGTGCGCTGATCGGCTCGCTCATCACCTGGATCGGACAGGATTTTGAACAGCGTCTGGTGTTTGACACCTGGCAACGGGCCGATGCGCGCGAAGTGATGGACGACGAAGTTGTCGTCGTGATGATCGACGACAACAGCGTCGACAAGGTCGGCCAGTGGCCTTGGGTCCGGCTCAATGTGGCGGTGCTTTTGGACCGCATTGCAACAGCCGAGCCGGCCGCGATCGGGATCGACATCTACTTTACCGAAGAGGATGCGATCAGGCCCGAGGCATTTGCCGACATTTACGAGGGGCGAGAGCTGGACGAAGAAACCGCTGCAAGGATCCGTGAACTACCGAGCATGGATCTCGCGCTTGCGGGTATTATTGCCCGGCCATCCTCTCCAACAGTCATGGCGCGCGCCGCCTCAAGAGAAAAGGGTACTGACGCAGGCAGCCTCACCTACGATTTCATCGAAGGTGAACCGCCCTCACAAACAGAGAGATATGATAGGGTCATTGCAAGCATTCCCGCACTTGAGGACGAGGCCTATTCTCATGCGTTCGTGAATGGTTCGCCCGATTCTGATGGCGTTGTGCGACGTGTTCCTTTGTCGATCTGGTCGGGGGATAGCCTGGAGTCCGGCTTTGCCGTGGAGCTGGCTAGGATCAAAAAGGGTGCCGAGTTTCTTGCGTGGGACGGAGATAGACTCAATCTGGCCGACCTGACCATCCCCTCGGACAGCCGAGCGGATCTGCTTTTCAAGATGGGGCCGGCGCAACCTTACTATTCTGCGGTGGACCTGCTCAGTGACGAATTCCCTCTCGAAAAGCTGTCTGGCAAGGTCGTAATTCTCGGTGTGGGCGCAACCGGCACAGGCGATATTGTCGCAACGCCTCACGGCAACGAGGTGCTTGGCGCATTGGTTCAGGCACAAGCTGTCGATGCGATCCTCAAACGTGACTGGCTGTCATATCCTGACTGGAGCAAGGCGCTCGAAATTGTCTTTACGCTCGCCTTGTTTGCCCTGATCCTCGCTTGTGCGGTCAGCGCATGGAATTGGCTTTTGTTGCCCGCGGGCGCAATCGCAATCGCCCTGCCCATCGGCTCCTATCTCGCATATGCGCAGGCAAACCTGCTGTTCGATCCGGCGCGTCCGCTCATCATCGCTTTGTTTGCAGCCCTTGGACTTCTGCTCGCCCGTTACGCCACCGCGCTTCAGGAGCTGGTCGCGCAAAGGATCCGGGAGGCAGAGCAGAAGAAGGAAAACGAGAACGCCCGCGACCTTCAATTGCGTATGGTTCCAAGCCCTGAAAGGCTCGCGGAGCTCGGACGGCGGACGGAGATCGGCGCAAAACTGCGACCTGCAAAATCCGTCGGCGGGGACTTCTACGATGCCTTTGAACTCGAAGACGACCGCCTGCTGTTCCTAGTCGGCGATGTCAGCGGCAAGGGATTGGGAGCCGCTTTGTTCATGGCGTTCTCCAAGACTGCGGCGAAAAGCAAGTTTCTCTCCCACGGCACCCGGTTGGACGACGCGGTTATCGCGCTCAATGATGAGCTTTCTCGCGAGGAAGATGACGCAATGGACCTGACCTTGCTTGCGGGCCTGATCGACTGCACGAGCGGGAAGGTCGAGCTTGTGAATGCCGGTCATGAAAATCCGCTGCGCGTGTACCGCAACGGCAAGGTCGAGATGGTCGATCTAAGGGGCGGCCCTCGTCTGCGCAGCTTCGATGGTTTCCCATATCAGATCGAGGAAGTGCTCCTTGACGAAGGCGACACCCTTGTCCTCATCAGCGATGGGGCGACCGACGCTGAAAACATCCAGAGAGTGCAGTTCGGGTTCGAAGGCGTAATCCGGGCCTTGGAGGAACAGTCAGACGTCACCGCCAACGCACGCGTCGAGTTTCTCGCGGATCGTATCGCCGAGTTCGAGGGCGATGCCGACCCGGCGGATGATCTTACTATCTTCGCGCTTCGCTATGTCGGTGAGGGCTATGCGCCCTCACCTGAATAG
- a CDS encoding OmpA family protein: protein MRWALALGGALALAGCATPNERVTLLAPVQPEKIESGDRGSLVVEYEGGETAITGENEQAQLRGRTRPPQLTTLDQPDPRHVAIVGNFPPDVGTLEVPFEKVGSMELSPQQTAQVTDGLRSALQDRPAPQIEVVGHTSSDGGASRNMTISLERAAFVANILRGLGFEIDDTDIIGRGEALAVSEIGDEIDDVRYRRVDVIVR from the coding sequence ATGCGCTGGGCTTTGGCGCTGGGGGGCGCGCTGGCACTCGCAGGATGTGCGACGCCCAATGAACGAGTAACGCTTCTGGCTCCGGTTCAGCCGGAAAAGATCGAAAGCGGTGACCGTGGCTCACTCGTCGTCGAGTATGAGGGCGGTGAGACGGCCATTACAGGCGAGAATGAGCAGGCTCAGCTGCGCGGGCGCACGCGGCCACCTCAGTTGACGACACTCGACCAGCCAGACCCGCGTCATGTCGCGATCGTCGGCAACTTCCCGCCTGATGTGGGCACGCTTGAAGTTCCCTTCGAGAAGGTGGGAAGCATGGAGCTTTCGCCACAGCAGACCGCTCAAGTGACGGACGGTCTCAGAAGTGCGCTTCAGGATAGGCCCGCGCCACAGATCGAAGTGGTCGGCCATACAAGCTCCGATGGCGGCGCTTCTCGCAACATGACCATCTCACTTGAGAGAGCGGCTTTCGTTGCCAACATTCTGAGGGGCCTGGGCTTCGAAATCGATGACACCGACATCATCGGGCGAGGTGAAGCCCTCGCCGTGAGCGAGATCGGTGATGAGATCGACGACGTGCGCTACCGCCGTGTCGATGTAATCGTCAGATGA
- a CDS encoding FecR domain-containing protein, translated as MQKIWLLVAALLAMVAQPVLANEIGRIKNVTASGVNVIRGGESQPARSGFKLVEGDIVETTARGRVGITFVDDTRISIAESSRMIISKYRFNRSNFNDANNASDMTVERGAVGVDSGNLSGSGNMRFHTPNSTLGVRGTTFVIEVDE; from the coding sequence ATGCAAAAAATTTGGCTCTTGGTTGCTGCCCTGCTTGCCATGGTAGCGCAACCCGTACTGGCGAATGAGATCGGTCGAATAAAAAATGTGACCGCTAGCGGCGTGAACGTTATTCGCGGCGGCGAGAGCCAGCCAGCGCGGTCCGGGTTCAAGCTTGTCGAAGGCGATATTGTTGAAACGACTGCGCGGGGCCGGGTTGGTATCACTTTCGTCGACGATACGCGGATTTCGATTGCCGAAAGCAGCCGCATGATCATCTCCAAATACCGTTTCAATCGCAGCAATTTCAACGATGCGAACAACGCGTCCGACATGACCGTCGAACGTGGAGCTGTTGGGGTGGACTCCGGCAATCTATCCGGTTCCGGCAACATGCGTTTTCACACTCCCAATTCTACGCTTGGTGTTCGCGGCACGACCTTCGTCATCGAGGTCGATGAGTGA
- a CDS encoding ATP-binding protein gives MDLRRRFSAFVAAGHDPRPSILEAIEFARDFLNQTGLGERTVIKVSIIVEELVSNALRHGGEDCDVSLWMSMSLNSDAVLIEVEDDGASFNLVKAPAFTSPHPQTGGGIGIAIVRAWAQDMVYARRGNHNVLSLKIG, from the coding sequence ATGGATCTAAGGAGACGCTTTTCTGCTTTTGTGGCCGCAGGTCACGATCCGCGGCCTTCGATCCTCGAAGCGATCGAGTTTGCGCGAGACTTCTTGAACCAAACCGGACTGGGTGAGCGTACTGTCATCAAAGTCTCGATCATCGTTGAGGAACTCGTCTCAAATGCGCTGCGGCATGGCGGCGAAGATTGCGATGTCTCCTTGTGGATGTCGATGTCCCTCAACAGCGACGCTGTTCTGATCGAAGTCGAAGATGACGGCGCCTCGTTCAATCTCGTCAAGGCACCCGCATTCACCAGCCCTCACCCACAGACGGGCGGAGGCATTGGCATTGCCATCGTTCGAGCCTGGGCACAGGACATGGTTTATGCGAGGCGCGGCAATCACAACGTGCTCAGCCTGAAGATCGGTTGA
- a CDS encoding CHAT domain-containing protein, with amino-acid sequence MRSISSSLTKALVLAVSLVWGSPAAAQYFDIYGDANRTLPAAQSAFDAMPDDAGMQMRAELVSDLIMGLIGKAKYKEVYELYLENQSLALHPDARMAAIGHGLVAFTKDEALVAQYIQTLEQFVETESCAPCYARTFAAHHLARYFFNVEDDLAKSIQWHKRALDLSREDLAPSDPARVNFAYQYAAYLRNQDLEAAEIATRETEALALELLPRDDHLGWLYVFLNNALVALDKGRIGEAADLFSRIADIGVKEWGPNDPQLLGIYQNTAILLSRVGRTRQAVEVALTAQANQAYSDERELGYHQTLIARLLFEDARGEEAISYYRRALDTYDASSDDETTVARTRLDLANALSVAGEHEEALALSQRSLETFGKLDPINPDRRVRQSTAALVHARAGRIERAAEIMGEVLGANEDMLLDIYAREQDRAAIASDGKTIFRDSTLIALLGADADRAWRSAQLAVMSDLQASAGALAYPGDPEGFAAAIEDLRASRAAEIAARESLAAGEGSANALADASDTRKAAELALDTRFPDYANFLRPRPLSIGQAQAFLSEDEAYLVPLVYSDRIVTIALTSDGFTWGSSTSDLHSTRRLVERLRASLDAGLGGELTFDAEAAHELYKRIFTDDITAALEGKSKLIFPAGGSLAAIPPAVLISRPPEANAAPEFLIHDYAIAITPGLGLRKKDEGAPTMTFAGIGAPKLADAPADRAGLRGAVVDVNSILDLPSLPGAMSELAALGAAFSDSQPLIMTGDAATEAAVRAASLENYQVLAFATHGLVSGQISGLSEPALVMTPQLGVTSAQNDGLLTASEIAQLRLTAQWVILSACNTAAGEGQHAPIYSGLARAFQLAGARSLLLSHWPVRDDAASRLSIATLVASRAGMPRSEALRQAQLSLLNDPSVPGGNSPSVWAPFVLIE; translated from the coding sequence GTGCGGTCTATTTCCTCGTCTTTGACTAAGGCGCTTGTCCTCGCGGTAAGCCTTGTTTGGGGCAGCCCTGCTGCGGCACAATATTTCGATATCTACGGCGATGCGAACCGCACTCTGCCGGCAGCTCAAAGCGCGTTTGACGCGATGCCCGATGATGCCGGCATGCAGATGCGTGCTGAACTGGTGTCCGACCTGATCATGGGACTGATCGGGAAAGCGAAGTACAAAGAAGTATATGAGCTTTACTTGGAGAACCAGTCTCTCGCGCTTCACCCCGATGCGCGAATGGCAGCGATCGGGCACGGCCTCGTCGCTTTCACCAAGGACGAAGCACTTGTTGCGCAGTACATCCAGACGCTGGAGCAATTCGTCGAGACTGAAAGCTGCGCACCTTGCTATGCGCGAACCTTTGCCGCGCACCATCTCGCTCGATACTTTTTCAACGTCGAAGATGACCTTGCGAAATCAATTCAGTGGCACAAGCGGGCGCTCGATCTCTCGCGCGAAGACCTTGCGCCGAGCGATCCTGCGCGGGTCAACTTCGCGTATCAATACGCCGCCTATCTTCGCAATCAGGACCTAGAAGCCGCTGAAATCGCGACCCGCGAAACCGAAGCGCTCGCTCTCGAATTGCTTCCGCGCGACGATCACCTCGGTTGGCTGTACGTCTTCCTCAACAATGCGCTTGTGGCGCTCGACAAAGGACGGATCGGTGAAGCTGCCGATTTGTTTTCACGGATCGCTGATATCGGGGTGAAGGAGTGGGGGCCAAACGATCCCCAATTGCTTGGCATCTACCAGAACACCGCGATCCTGCTGTCGCGCGTAGGGCGCACCCGGCAGGCAGTAGAGGTGGCTCTTACAGCGCAGGCCAACCAAGCCTATTCCGATGAAAGAGAGCTCGGTTACCATCAGACCCTTATTGCAAGGCTGCTGTTCGAAGATGCGCGAGGTGAGGAAGCGATATCCTATTATCGCCGCGCCTTGGACACCTATGACGCCTCTTCGGACGACGAAACAACCGTAGCGCGTACCCGGCTCGATCTGGCGAACGCGCTCAGTGTGGCTGGTGAGCATGAAGAGGCCCTGGCCTTGTCGCAGCGCTCACTAGAAACCTTCGGCAAGCTGGACCCCATCAATCCAGATCGGCGTGTCCGGCAATCGACCGCCGCCTTGGTCCATGCGCGCGCAGGTCGCATCGAACGGGCGGCTGAAATCATGGGAGAAGTCCTTGGCGCTAACGAGGACATGCTCTTGGACATCTATGCGCGCGAGCAGGATCGCGCAGCCATTGCGTCCGACGGGAAGACTATATTCCGGGATTCAACTCTCATTGCACTGCTGGGTGCAGATGCCGACCGTGCATGGCGCAGCGCGCAGCTTGCCGTGATGAGCGACCTGCAGGCGAGCGCGGGTGCGCTGGCTTATCCGGGCGATCCTGAGGGCTTCGCCGCAGCAATTGAGGATCTTCGGGCTTCTCGAGCCGCAGAGATCGCTGCGCGTGAAAGTCTGGCAGCGGGGGAGGGGTCGGCCAACGCTCTCGCCGATGCGAGCGACACCCGAAAAGCTGCCGAGCTGGCGCTTGACACCCGGTTTCCCGATTATGCCAATTTTCTCCGGCCCCGACCACTTTCAATCGGCCAGGCTCAGGCGTTTTTGAGCGAGGACGAAGCGTATCTCGTCCCGCTGGTTTACTCTGACCGCATAGTGACCATCGCGCTCACTTCGGACGGTTTCACATGGGGATCATCGACCAGCGATCTTCATTCGACCCGTCGTCTTGTCGAACGCTTGCGCGCCTCGCTCGATGCAGGGCTTGGCGGAGAGCTGACGTTCGATGCCGAGGCGGCGCACGAACTGTACAAGAGGATTTTTACCGATGACATCACTGCCGCACTCGAAGGGAAGTCCAAGCTGATCTTTCCTGCAGGCGGATCGCTTGCCGCGATCCCGCCGGCTGTCTTGATAAGCAGGCCGCCAGAAGCGAACGCTGCGCCTGAATTCCTCATCCATGATTATGCCATTGCCATCACTCCGGGTCTTGGGCTTCGAAAAAAGGACGAAGGTGCCCCGACCATGACATTTGCCGGGATCGGCGCGCCCAAACTGGCCGACGCTCCGGCAGATCGCGCTGGGCTGCGCGGCGCCGTTGTTGACGTGAACAGCATTCTTGACCTTCCATCCCTGCCAGGTGCCATGTCCGAGCTTGCAGCCTTGGGTGCAGCATTTTCGGATAGCCAACCGCTGATCATGACTGGCGATGCGGCGACCGAAGCCGCAGTTCGCGCCGCTTCGCTGGAGAATTATCAGGTCCTCGCTTTCGCCACCCACGGTTTGGTCAGCGGACAGATTTCAGGCCTGTCAGAGCCGGCGCTCGTCATGACGCCGCAATTGGGAGTGACTTCTGCTCAAAACGATGGACTGCTCACCGCGAGCGAGATCGCGCAGCTCAGGCTTACCGCACAATGGGTTATCTTGTCGGCATGCAACACGGCTGCGGGGGAAGGGCAGCATGCGCCGATCTATAGCGGTCTTGCTCGCGCGTTTCAGCTTGCGGGAGCGCGGTCTCTTTTGCTTTCGCACTGGCCGGTGCGCGACGATGCGGCATCTCGGCTCAGCATCGCAACACTTGTGGCGTCACGTGCCGGAATGCCGCGCAGCGAAGCGCTTCGTCAGGCGCAGCTTAGCCTTCTCAACGATCCGAGCGTCCCGGGCGGCAATTCGCCGTCGGTGTGGGCGCCATTTGTTTTGATCGAGTAA
- a CDS encoding sensor histidine kinase KdpD has protein sequence MLSTLNEGARSEVDVDIAGLVDIYATSGQAELEKRIADRIALTPSQGSTPHYLLANGAGEAIAGDIASWPALDARISEAGVIAIGQHSEAFARAVQLGPDLRLVVARRIDGNDAVLGNVALAFASAGSFFVVIVALLGRLAALGLQRRIGQINSAFRDPEAESELEHRGEGDEIDELASHSAKALRRQRNLMEAYRETSEQLAHEMRTPLSHLDNRLLKALQSGPDPKVGERLIEARTEIKRLVQTLESLLDIASSKTRRGDAAGLEPVDLSALILRICDLYSGSAEETGHELICDVEPGIIVDGEEHQLGRLVTNLLDNALKYVPPGGRIEVVLTQGPQLVIRDNGPGIAPSDRLRIFERFYRGRASISETHGSGLGLALAQAIAERHGLSLTLDETKKGASFRLS, from the coding sequence GTGCTTTCCACCCTGAACGAGGGTGCAAGGAGCGAGGTCGATGTCGATATCGCAGGGCTGGTCGACATCTATGCAACCAGCGGTCAGGCCGAGCTTGAAAAACGCATCGCTGACCGGATCGCGCTCACACCATCGCAAGGGAGCACGCCCCATTATCTCCTGGCCAACGGCGCTGGCGAGGCAATCGCCGGCGATATCGCGAGCTGGCCTGCGCTCGATGCCCGCATTTCCGAAGCTGGTGTGATTGCGATCGGGCAACATTCCGAGGCGTTTGCGCGCGCGGTTCAGCTCGGGCCGGACCTGCGGCTCGTGGTTGCTCGTCGGATTGACGGCAACGACGCAGTGCTCGGCAATGTTGCGCTTGCCTTTGCTTCCGCGGGGTCGTTTTTCGTCGTGATCGTCGCGCTTCTGGGAAGGCTCGCGGCCTTGGGATTGCAGCGACGCATAGGGCAGATCAACTCCGCCTTTCGCGACCCGGAAGCGGAAAGCGAACTGGAGCACAGGGGCGAGGGCGATGAGATCGATGAACTCGCCAGCCATTCGGCCAAGGCACTGCGCCGTCAGCGAAACCTTATGGAAGCGTATAGGGAAACCTCTGAACAGCTTGCCCACGAGATGCGGACCCCGCTCTCGCACCTCGACAACCGGCTTTTGAAAGCGCTGCAATCAGGGCCTGACCCGAAGGTCGGCGAGCGTTTGATCGAGGCGCGAACAGAGATCAAGCGGCTGGTGCAGACCTTGGAATCGCTGCTCGACATTGCGTCCAGCAAAACGCGGCGTGGGGACGCTGCGGGGCTTGAACCTGTCGATCTCAGTGCGCTGATCCTGCGGATTTGCGATCTTTATTCAGGAAGCGCCGAGGAAACTGGACATGAACTGATCTGCGATGTCGAACCAGGCATCATCGTAGACGGTGAGGAGCATCAACTGGGCCGCCTTGTCACAAATCTTCTCGACAATGCATTGAAATACGTGCCGCCGGGTGGGCGGATCGAGGTGGTTCTCACGCAAGGTCCTCAGCTGGTCATACGCGATAACGGACCGGGCATAGCGCCCTCAGATCGCTTGCGGATTTTTGAACGATTTTATCGCGGGCGGGCGAGCATCAGCGAAACGCACGGAAGTGGATTGGGACTGGCTCTCGCGCAGGCGATTGCCGAACGGCACGGATTGAGCCTGACGCTTGATGAGACCAAAAAAGGAGCGAGTTTCCGCCTCAGCTGA
- a CDS encoding response regulator transcription factor, with protein sequence MDKTPLRILYVEDDARSAAAVSELAEQNGDVIVWEQEGSGALLRAGMEAFDVVILDRMLDDIDGLTITRRLRESGIGTPILILSALGRSSDRTDGLDAGADDYMAKPFEPGELMARLRALHRRSQGREHSAVIIYGAFECHLKARTAFRENRHLALSPKEFELFRYFMENAGETVTREMLLRDVWKMDFDPQTNVVDVNIGRLRRKLEEGFDAPALETIWGSGYRILDGR encoded by the coding sequence ATGGACAAAACGCCGCTTCGGATACTCTATGTCGAAGACGATGCGCGCTCGGCCGCTGCGGTAAGCGAACTTGCCGAACAAAATGGCGATGTCATCGTATGGGAGCAGGAGGGGAGCGGAGCGTTGCTGCGCGCAGGGATGGAGGCGTTCGACGTCGTCATCCTTGACCGGATGCTTGATGACATTGACGGCCTCACCATCACCAGGCGGCTGCGCGAAAGCGGGATTGGGACGCCGATCCTGATCCTGTCGGCTTTGGGCCGAAGCTCGGATCGCACCGACGGGCTCGATGCTGGTGCCGACGACTACATGGCCAAGCCATTCGAACCCGGGGAGCTGATGGCTCGCCTTCGCGCCTTGCATCGCCGATCCCAGGGGCGCGAACACAGCGCTGTAATCATTTACGGTGCGTTCGAATGCCACCTGAAGGCGCGAACGGCCTTTCGCGAAAACCGCCATCTGGCGCTGAGCCCCAAGGAATTCGAACTGTTCCGCTATTTTATGGAAAATGCCGGAGAGACCGTCACGCGAGAGATGCTTTTGCGCGATGTATGGAAAATGGATTTCGATCCTCAGACCAATGTCGTTGACGTCAATATCGGTCGGCTGAGGCGTAAGCTCGAAGAGGGCTTCGACGCGCCGGCATTGGAGACGATCTGGGGATCGGGATATCGTATCTTGGACGGGAGGTAA
- a CDS encoding SH3 domain-containing protein, whose translation MMKKAVSGLAIAAVVTALAIPTPAMADDELQLVTCEESLGTIAVVDGDTQGWAEFSLGSPRELINTLAVESGCFTPHSAASSAPADFLMNVVAGTTEEVDQSIELAKTAAVEGLVRSGAAASVMSRVPGAGAVLGMFGGLGGRSTRLAAGIKLLSPATGQTIVTGSGEVRRSSLTFTRNSTWGERADQIGYRSSGKGKKLVEAFVIAFNAVVAQDATITSIPKTGAAAATQPQVATVSVATSMLAMPMDDAKVVRGLMEGTTLTPTGKREGLFVEVEDNFGTKGWVSVEALN comes from the coding sequence ATGATGAAGAAAGCAGTTTCAGGCCTCGCAATCGCCGCAGTAGTGACGGCTTTGGCAATTCCAACGCCAGCGATGGCGGATGACGAGTTGCAGCTTGTCACTTGCGAAGAGAGCCTTGGCACTATCGCGGTGGTCGACGGCGATACGCAAGGCTGGGCCGAATTCAGCCTTGGTTCGCCGCGCGAACTCATCAACACGCTGGCGGTCGAATCCGGGTGCTTCACTCCGCACAGCGCGGCATCGAGCGCTCCCGCTGACTTCCTCATGAATGTTGTGGCGGGCACTACCGAGGAAGTCGACCAGTCGATCGAACTCGCCAAGACCGCTGCTGTCGAGGGGTTAGTACGCTCGGGCGCAGCAGCTTCGGTCATGTCGCGCGTTCCGGGTGCGGGTGCGGTGCTTGGCATGTTTGGTGGGCTTGGAGGCCGCAGCACGCGCCTTGCTGCTGGTATCAAGCTTCTCTCGCCTGCCACGGGGCAGACCATCGTAACCGGCTCAGGCGAAGTGCGCCGCAGCTCGCTCACCTTCACCCGCAACTCGACATGGGGCGAGCGCGCTGACCAGATCGGATATCGCAGCAGCGGCAAGGGCAAGAAACTGGTCGAAGCCTTTGTCATAGCTTTCAACGCCGTGGTTGCACAGGACGCGACCATCACATCCATCCCCAAGACGGGAGCCGCCGCCGCCACGCAGCCGCAGGTTGCCACTGTTTCTGTCGCGACGTCGATGTTGGCAATGCCCATGGACGACGCCAAGGTGGTTCGCGGCCTGATGGAAGGCACGACGCTAACGCCGACCGGCAAGCGCGAGGGCCTATTTGTCGAGGTCGAGGACAATTTCGGGACCAAGGGCTGGGTCTCGGTCGAAGCGCTCAACTAA